The Paraburkholderia megapolitana genomic sequence TCGGCTGGAACATCGTCACGTGGTATTACGGCATTCCGTCGAGTTCGTCGCATGCGTTGATCGGCGGCCTGGTCGGTGCGGCGCTCGCCAAATCGGGGTGGGGCGCGCTTAACGTCGACGGCCTGCTGAAAACCGTTGCGTTTATTTTCCTGTCGCCGTTGCTCGGTTTCGTGCTTGGTTCGTTCTTCATGTTGGCGGTCTCGTGGATTTACTTCCGCACGCCACCTAGCAAGGTCGACCGGCGGTTTCGCCGGCTGCAGCTGATTTCTGCGGGCCTCTATAGCCTCGGCCACGGTGGCAACGATGCGCAGAAAACCATCGGCATCATCTGGATGCTGCTGATCGCCACGGGTTACGCAGCAAGTACCGCCGACGCGCCGCCGTTGTGGGTGATCGGTGCGTGCTATCTGTCGATGGGGCTCGGCACGCTGTTCGGCGGCTGGCGCATCGTGCGCACGATGGGGCAGAAGATCACCAAGCTGAAACCGGTCGGCGGCTTCTGTGCCGAATCGGG encodes the following:
- a CDS encoding inorganic phosphate transporter, which produces MHSIQLAIWVVATLVVVALVFDFMNGFHDAANSIATVVSTGVLKPQQAVAFAAAFNVIAYFVFHLKVAQTVGKGTIDPAIVDHYVVFGALIGAIGWNIVTWYYGIPSSSSHALIGGLVGAALAKSGWGALNVDGLLKTVAFIFLSPLLGFVLGSFFMLAVSWIYFRTPPSKVDRRFRRLQLISAGLYSLGHGGNDAQKTIGIIWMLLIATGYAASTADAPPLWVIGACYLSMGLGTLFGGWRIVRTMGQKITKLKPVGGFCAESGGAITLFLASWLGIPVSTTHTITGAIVGVGATRKLSAVRWGVAGNIVWAWVLTIPASALLAAVGWWLGHRLL